In Aegilops tauschii subsp. strangulata cultivar AL8/78 chromosome 3, Aet v6.0, whole genome shotgun sequence, one genomic interval encodes:
- the LOC120961820 gene encoding noroxomaritidine/norcraugsodine reductase, with amino-acid sequence MAGGGMSREERWSLAGATALVTGGSKGIGHAIVEELAGHGARVHTCARSAAELEECRRRWESRGLQVTVSVCDVSLRAHREQLVETVKQVFDGKLDILVNNAAQILAKPGVEWTSEEYSHLMATNLESCFHLSQLAHPLLLRASIAGGGSIVNISSLGGTLGFPGLAIYSMTKGGINQLTRSLATEWAQNKIRVNCVAPGATKSDMLNSLPPEIKENELARNPMRRAGEPEEVAAVVSFLCMPAASFVTGQVITVDGGRTISA; translated from the exons atggcgGGCGGTGGCATGAGCAGGGAGGAGAGGTGGAGCCTGGCCGGCGCGACGGCGCTCGTCACCGGCGGCAGCAAAGGGATCGG CCACGCGATCGTGGAGGAGCTGGCGGGGCACGGGGCGCGGGTGCACACGTGTGCCCGGAGCGCGGCGGAGCTGGAGGAGTGCCGCCGCCGGTGGGAGTCCAGGGGCCTCCAGGTCACCGTCTCCGTCTGCGACGTCTCCCTGCGCGCCCACAGGGAGCAGCTCGTGGAGACGGTCAAGCAAGTCTTCGATGGCAAGCTCGACATACTG GTGAACAACGCGGCACAGATTCTAGCCAAGCCGGGCGTGGAGTGGACATCGGAGGAGTACTCGCACCTCATGGCGACCAACTTAGAGTCGTGCTTCCACCTGAGCCAGCTCGCGCACCCCTTGCTCCTCAGGGCCTCCATCGCTGGAGGAGGTAGCATCGTCAACATATCCTCCCTCGGGGGCACGCTTGGGTTCCCGGGCCTCGCAATTTACAGTATGACAAAAG GAGGAATTAACCAGCTTACAAGGAGCCTTGCTACCGAATGGGCCCAGAACAAGATCCGGGTGAACTGCGTCGCCCCAGGCgcaaccaagagtgacatgttaAACAGT CTTCCACCGGAAATTAAAGAGAACGAGCTGGCGAGGAATCCGATGCGGCGGGCAGGCGAGCCAGAGGAGGTGGCTGCAGTGGTGTCGTTCCTCTGCATGCCAGCGGCATCCTTCGTCACCGGCCAAGTCATCACCGTTGATGGTGGTCGAACAATTAGTGCGTAG
- the LOC109743027 gene encoding noroxomaritidine/norcraugsodine reductase isoform X1 encodes MAAGGMSREARWSLAGATALVTGGSKGIGHAIVEELAGHGARVHTCARSAAELEECRRRWESRGLPVTVSVCDVSLRASREQLVETAKQVFDGKLDMLVNNAAQALAKAAVECTSEEYTHLMATNLESCFHLSQLTHPLLLRASIAGGGSIVNISSLGGTLGFPGHALYGITKGGINQLTRSLATEWAQNKIRVNCVAPGVTKSDMLNSLAPDILEKEVARIPMRRAGEPEDVAAVVSFLCMPAASFVAGQVITVDGGRTISA; translated from the exons ATGGCAGCCGGCGGCATGAGCAGGGAGGCGAGGTGGAGCCTGGCCGGCGCGACGGCGCTGGTCACCGGCGGCAGCAAGGGGATCGG CCACGCGATCGTGGAGGAGCTGGCGGGGCACGGGGCGCGGGTGCACACGTGCGCCCGGAGCGCGGCGGAGCTGGAGGAGTGCCGCCGCCGGTGGGAGTCCAGGGGCCTCCCGGTCACCGTTTCCGTCTGCGACGTCTCCCTGCGCGCCAGCAGGGAGCAGCTAGTGGAGACGGCCAAGCAAGTCTTCGACGGCAAGCTCGACATGCTG GTGAACAACGCGGCGCAGGCTCTTGCCAAGGCGGCCGTGGAGTGCACATCAGAGGAATACACGCACCTCATGGCGACCAACCTAGAGTCGTGCTTCCACCTCAGCCAGCTCACGCACCCATTGCTCCTCAGGGCCTCCATCGCCGGAGGAGGTAGCATCGTCAACATATCCTCCCTTGGAGGCACGCTTGGGTTCCCCGGCCACGCACTTTACGGTATCACAAAAG GAGGAATCAACCAGCTTACAAGGAGCCTCgctactgagtgggcccagaacAAGATTCGGGTGAATTGTGTCGCCCCGGGCGTGACCAAGAGTGACATGTTAAACAGT CTCGCACCGGACATTTTAGAGAAGGAGGTGGCAAGGATTCCGATGCGGCGGGCAGGCGAGCCAGAGGACGTGGCTGCAGTGGTGTCGTTCCTCTGCATGCCAGCAGCATCCTTCGTCGCTGGCCAGGTCATCACCGTCGATGGTGGTCGAACAATTAGTGCTTAG
- the LOC109743027 gene encoding noroxomaritidine/norcraugsodine reductase isoform X2 codes for MAAGGMSREARWSLAGATALVTGGSKGIGHAIVEELAGHGARVHTCARSAAELEECRRRWESRGLPVTVSVCDVSLRASREQLVETAKQVFDGKLDMLIIKQPHQQHPTTTTISKFKSKERQSKTKLKRSNRISWGHSKTNP; via the exons ATGGCAGCCGGCGGCATGAGCAGGGAGGCGAGGTGGAGCCTGGCCGGCGCGACGGCGCTGGTCACCGGCGGCAGCAAGGGGATCGG CCACGCGATCGTGGAGGAGCTGGCGGGGCACGGGGCGCGGGTGCACACGTGCGCCCGGAGCGCGGCGGAGCTGGAGGAGTGCCGCCGCCGGTGGGAGTCCAGGGGCCTCCCGGTCACCGTTTCCGTCTGCGACGTCTCCCTGCGCGCCAGCAGGGAGCAGCTAGTGGAGACGGCCAAGCAAGTCTTCGACGGCAAGCTCGACATGCTG ATTATAAAGCAACCGCACCAACAACATCCGACAACAACAACGATCTCAAAGTTCAAGTCGAAAGAGAGGCAAAGCAAAACAAAGTTGAAGAGGTCAAATAGGATCAGCTGGGGGCACAGCAAAACAAACCCCTAA